The nucleotide sequence CGGTACGGAACCTAACGTGATGTGCACCATGGGGTTCTGATGGCGTGTGGCATCGAATTCTGATATTGGTTGGGACGTGGCATGTGACGTCGATGGTGACTCATCCAGGGACCAAAATATATCTTAttaatgtataaaatattttaatagaatTTTCTATTGTGGTTTGGCTTAGGATAAATATTTACCATATCGTTAAGGTTTACTAAGTCAAAGATCATTTATTATGAATCGTTGCACTTGTAGTGCTTGAgttcatttttttaattaaaaaaaattcattacatcAAATAACGTTCATGAATTTTACACGTGGACTCCAACATGAAACCTAtcgatttataataataatacataaagCAAACTTGGATATTTGGACAGCAATCCTTAGTTAGAAAGTTAAATtaactaaatatatttttattcatttccttCCATTCACGAATATATATGCTGGCCATATTGTGCAATCCAAAACCCTATAAATCACCACCTAGTCCCAAGGCTCTGCGTCCCACATCAAAGAAATCGTTTGTCATCGTCCGCAGTCTGTCTGTGATACTGAAGACCATGGCTGGTAGAAGCTACATCGCTGCCTTGGCGCTCGTCTGCCTGTGCCTCTCCTACCACCTGAAGATCACTGCGGCCACAGAGTTCACCGTAGGAGAttctgctggttggagctttaacgtCCAGAACTGGCCCAACGGCAAAAGCTTCAAAGCAGGCGACGTCCTCGGTATCATCCATATCCTTCCTCCTCCATCTTTATCGTCTTGATTCTGTGGGAGCACTTGCATGTGTGTTTGATCTTCTTATGTGGAAACGTGTGCATCCAGTGTTCAAATACGGGCAGGGAGCGCATAACGTGGTGGTGGTCGATGCCCAAGGCTATGATAGCTGCACAGCCAAGTCTGGCTCCAAGACCTACACATCTGGGAACGATAAGATCACTCTGGCTAAAGGAACCAGTTATTTCATCTGCTCCTATCCTGGTCACTGCGATGCCGGCATGAAGATTAAAGTTGTTGTAAACTAAGCTTGGTTGAGGATGTTGCTTGTAAGGCTGACTTCCAAGAATAAATAAGACATATCTTGTGGTTCTACTTTGACACTGTCGCATTTGACAGGAAGATAAATTTCATCCTTCAGAGAGAATACATAACACTTCCCATTAGTGCCACAAcgcaattttatataaaatatttaatgcaaaaaatttaataatttatatacctCACCCTTGGAACAGCTGATCCTTCTTCAGATTTTAATATATTCAATTTCGAATTTGGACAGGGATGCAAGCAATAAGATAAAGCCTGATTTGCACAAAAATACATTATGGGCTTGGGTTAAGAATTGAGATAGGTTGTGAAACGTAGGGGAGTAGCTAGGGACAGTATAAGCagtctaatattttaaatttttgaaaatttaaaattttataaaataaattttaaaattgtgATTGGTGTTATAGGATTGgcatgagcatacgattaatgagatagatAATATGAAAGACTACTTACCAAAaggttggtgatataaaatcttaGTGTAAAAGGGTTAGATCAGTTTCGACTATATGTCAATGTTTCTATTCGACAAAGCCAACTAGTTCGGAAGTATGTAGTGGTGACTTAAGATATTGTATATCATAAGATAAGAGATAGGTTTTTAGGACTTGGTATTCACCTCCTTCATTATAGTAAACTATTTTAATGGTAATTTGAAAGatgttctcgaccaactttctaaaGTGGGTAAAGATTGTGATgactttatatttatatttgagtgagtataactatatatatttagtaaagtaatatacaaaaatgacataaaatataaaattattaaaagaaatgaTTGTGTAGGGTCCTAGATATTAGTGcggataatttcaaatggtttagagtagGTTATAGAAGACGATCTAAAAGGTAGTCtataacttttattactaagacaagcatcataaAAAGTTATAATTCTACTTGATTTGGAATGGGAAAGTAGTTGTTGAATGGAGGATTATGGATGACTAAGATGACAATGCCATATATCGATTGGAGCATCAATTAAAGTAAGAGCAGTTGGCTAGGTGATTTGTGAGGCTGACAACTACTCGTAAATGTTATCTTTATTCTGGCTTCGGATCAAGGATGCCCTCATGCTCAAATACTTTACAAAAAATGAGCTAAGAAAGAACACAATAGAGATGTTATTTTATTTGTagaattgagaaatagaaataaaatttcttttaatgtgaggtgcacacaaaacatcattaaGTGTAAAAGTATTGGTGTTTTAATTAAGTATTGTAGAACTAatgtgagtaataggaattctatTACCATAACTAATGATAATGTCTTCATTGCCTCTATAGTCATTATAGATGGATAAGTTCTACAGATTAGAAGTAATATGATAATAAACACTGAAGTCAACAATCCAATTGTTTTAATGAGCAGTCAGAGTAGTCATGATGTTTTCTTATAGCCAATTGGTTGTAGCAATAGGCCAATTGGCATTCGAGACCGATAGACTTTTGTTGTGTTTCTAATTTTATCATAGAGCTAGCAAATGACTTTGTTGATTGTTATTGTTGAGATGTTAGAGCTCCTAATAATTATAGTGTAAATTATTTCCTGAGTAATTTAGATTGAAGTTGCTATCATGATTGAATGGTTGATAGTGTAATGAAGGATGACAACTTTGCATGTTACTCATGTATCCAAGAGGCATCTTATTCGGCCATTTATTGAGGTTCTTATTACTTTGGTAGCTCTTTcttttggatttttgattgacctgtgATAGTTGGTCCTGTCATCTTCTCCTCATTTTAGGTATGTTTTATGATCAATCAACTTTTCATATAGTTATTCAAATGACGTCGGTATATCTTGTGCCCGACTTGCTATTGTTAGTTTCTTATATTCATCTCCTAGGCCATGGAGAGTATGGAcaatgacttcttcatcacttaAGGGATAACCTATTAAATCCAAGTCATCTATAATAACTTGTATAGTTTGCATATAGTCAACAATTGTACTTTTCTCTTGTATTATTTTCATTAGAATAGATATGATACTTAGCATACGAGTACAAGAGCGATTGATAATGGTGGTTTGTAACTTTATCCGTACTTCTATTATAGTGGTGCATGAAGATATTAGTGGTAGTCATAGGTatcctataagccaatcatgtgagtgatgacacgtgtgacatgacaagtTATGTTCACACTTTGGACATATTAAATATGAGTGTTGATCTCTATGAgtaaattttcataaaaaaaattagtggaaCTATATATTGAAACTTATAGTTATTTATGAAGAGTTACATACAATCACAATAGAATCTAGTTTTTAATTTTCATATGTACAACGTAGCTGTCTCTTTCTGCCACAAATTTTACTTCCGATGCACAACATGGAAGATATAACATTAGTGCTTATTTGGCATGCATGCAGTAGATATGGCACACCTCCAGAAGTAGCGGGGTTCTTGTTCGGATCCATGGCTTCAAGTACCTCATTTTATATAACAATCTAAGGCTACCCATGCAGCACGAGGTACGTGGCGGTGCTGGGCATGGTGGTCGAAGCTATGTTCGCAGAGATTCATCTCTGGTAATTAATCGTCTAATGTGTGTCAATCAGCCCTCTAATTTTCATGTCTTATTTCCTTGACTTCTTTGATATGTTGTCTTTATAAAGATGAAGGAAGGAGTAATCCAAAGGAGCAGACCGGTGGGTGGACAAGATAGAGGCATCTGACATGCAGAGAAAATACGACAGCAGGACTAGAGCTCATGCAGGTGACGACGATGAATGGAGACACGATGGATTTTATGACTTGGAAGTTGAGGCAGCAGCATCCAGGAAAAGACCTGCTTTCAGCAAAAGAAAATTGCCCACAGGACAGGAAAGGATTCTGTGGCTACCCCTCCCACCGGACCAGAATCAAGAAACCACCATGATCATCAAATGCTTGGTGCTGCAAGAAGGGAAGAGAAGGGAAACACAACTTTTCACGTGGTGATAAGCCTGAGAGATTTTTCAATCGAGTTGATGATAGATATGAAAAGAGAGGAGACAGATAATCTGCAAAGACATTGAAATGCACAGAGCTGGCTATCAGTCAAGGGAGATACATGGTGGCAGGGACGTGAGGCGTAGGGAAAGATTCACAGGAAGATATGGTGAGAGAAATATGTGCCGACAGTGGTTTCAAGGCAGAAAAATGGAAGCATGATCTTTTCGACGAAGCAAATAGAAGCCCTACTCCAAAGAATGAAGAAGAACAGATCGCGAAGGTTGAAGCACTGTTGTCTCTGTAGTTTGTGCCTCTCTCAAAAGGAATGGTTCCGTTCCTCCGCAAGGCTTACTGGTCATTGAATTATGCATCTCCGTAAAGCTGTTGGAAATTTAGTTGGAAGGTTgcgtctttttatgaattttatgtTAACTCCATATAAATTCTTTGCGTAAAAGAAGGCTtcgatataaaataataaaattataaattttttagtgaAACTAAATGACTCTATCTAAATTCAAACTTAAGTTGATTGGCTTTAGACTTAAGATTTATGATAGACcttatttatgttttatttttatcttttgtaaTATTTAATCAATTTGAAATCATAAGGTCAATTTAGTTCCGGTTCAAATCAAACCGATTAGGGCTAGTCTTAAGTAAATAGTAACTATAATGATTTGATGggcttttattttgattatgaaaccaattgatactatttatgatttgatctacgttttgagtgacacaggaaatttcgatcagggagaaacaattaaagtaggaagaatcatgttgggtcggagtggaacatgtcaaaagattagacgtcaagccggaggatcgatcgacgtatcggtagaaggcttcgggccatgggtttagacatcaggccaagaagagtgaaaagtataccaaggaaatcagagttgcgaaggtcaactagctgattgggcaataggccacaagagaggacgatgcgtcgaaaaatcggacgaagcgtcaatgaaccaatgacatgtcggataatatttaattcaagctttgtaataattgtctagatcaaagtagattttgggcataattgggttagaattgggtcaactcaattaggggccaagcgggcccaagtttgggctgtgttgggccacgtcaaaggcccaaacagtaatcCAAACTagtggaaccatcggtggcatagtctctgagactggtaggcgatggtaccgccagtactaggcggtaccaccacccagtctagtggtatcatcgcctaacatagtctaaAAGATTGTATCtatgcgataccaccacctagtctagtggtaccaccacccagtctgacggtaccatcatCTAACCCTACTATAggacattgaatgggccaaacagtaacccaattcagcccttatTGAGgcacaattggcccctaattaagttggcattgtttcatcccaataccaacttaattagacctaaactaactcgatctagacaaattattacaaagtacgaatcatatgttgtctggtatgtcattggttcttccgatgcTTTATCTaatcctttggtgcatcgtcctctccttcggcgtattacccaatcggcatgttaactTCTGCAACTttcgatttccttggcgcaatttttgatccttcggcccgatgcctaaactcacagcacgaagtccttctgccgatacatcgaccgatcctccggcccaacgtccaatctcttaacatgttcaactccggcccaacgtctgattcctcatgTTTTAATCGATTTATTTTTTCTGATCGAAATTAGTccctatttatattttattttaatctttaataatatttaatcaatTTGAAATCGTAAGGTCAATTTAGTTCCGGTTCAAATCAAACCATGATTAGGGCTAGTCTTAAGTAAATAGTAACTATAATGATTTGATGAGCTTTTATAATGGGTTTGACCAAAGAAAATTTCTATTGTATGGTTTGGCTTACGTGACTGTATTTGCTAGCTAGTGTTCGCTGTTTCTTATAGATTTTATCGTCACAATATTTATCGTATCATTAAGGTTTACCAAGTTGAAGgccatttattatgaattattgcACCACTTGTGCCAGAGTTAAttgtttaattaaaaaaattattattattatatcaaataaaaaatatgaagatCACACGTTGACTCCAACATTGAAACCTATCATTTTATAATAATACATTAATCAACTTGCATATTTTGACAGCAATAACGTTCATGAATTTTACACGTGGACTCCAACATGAAACCTAtcgatttataataataatacataaagCAAACTTGGATATTTGGACAGCAATCCTTAGTTAGAAAGTTAAATtaactaaatatatttttattcatttccttCCATTCACGAATATATATGCTGGCCATATTGTGCAATCCAAAACCCTATAAATCACCACCGAGTCCCAAGACTCTTGTGTCCCAACATCAAAGAAATCGTTTGTCAGCCTCCGAAGTCTGTCTGTGATACTGAAGACCATGGCTGGTAGAAGCTACATCGCTGCCTTGGCGCTCGTCTGCCTGTGCCTCTTCTACCACCTGGAGATCACTGCGGCCGCGGAGATCCCCGTAGGAGACTCTGATGGTTGGAGCTTTGACGTCGGGAGCTGGCCCAACGGCAAGACCTTCAAAGCAGGCGACGTCCTCGGTATCATCCACATCCTTCCTCCTCCATCTTTGTTCGTCTTGATTTGCATTTGTGTTTGATCTTCATATGTGGAAACGTGTGCATGCAGTGTTCAAATACGGGCAGGGAGCGCATAACGTGGTGGTGGTCGATGCCGAAGGCTATGATAGCTGCACATCCAAGTCTGGCTCCAAGACCTACACATCTGGGAACGATAAGATCACTCTGGCTAAAGGAACCAGTTATTTCATCTGCTCCTATCCTGGTCACTGTGATGCCGGCATGAAGATTAAA is from Musa acuminata AAA Group cultivar baxijiao chromosome BXJ1-6, Cavendish_Baxijiao_AAA, whole genome shotgun sequence and encodes:
- the LOC135677725 gene encoding basic blue protein-like, yielding MAGRSYIAALALVCLCLFYHLEITAAAEIPVGDSDGWSFDVGSWPNGKTFKAGDVLVFKYGQGAHNVVVVDAEGYDSCTSKSGSKTYTSGNDKITLAKGTSYFICSYPGHCDAGMKIKVVAN